A region from the Camelus ferus isolate YT-003-E chromosome 1, BCGSAC_Cfer_1.0, whole genome shotgun sequence genome encodes:
- the WDR53 gene encoding WD repeat-containing protein 53 isoform X2, with product MLWNLQKARPLWITNLQEDEMEEMESPQSPGQLLNPALAHSVSVASCGNIFSCGAEDGKIRIFRVMGVKCEQELGFKGHTLGVSQVCFLPESYLLLTGGNDGKIMLWDVGGEVEKKQKSPTKHTHRKKTKRTTGTKQGGNTHASVTGEEERGTMLPKLSIEHGEKVNWLLSTKIKGFQNILVADQTSCISLYHLKEF from the coding sequence ATGCTGTGGAACCTTCAGAAAGCCCGTCCACTCTGGATTACAAATTTACAGGAggatgaaatggaagaaatggaaagCCCACAATCCCCTGGTCAGCTTTTAAACCCTGCCCTAGCCCATTCTGTGTCTGTGGCATCGTGTGGCAATATTTTTAGTTGCGGTGCAGAAGATGGTAAGATTCGAATCTTTAGGGTGATGGGAGTCAAGTGTGAACAGGAACTGGGGTTTAAGGGCCATACTTTGGGGGTATCCCAGGTCTGCTTTCTGCCAGAATCCTATTTGCTGCTTACTGGAGGGAATGATGGAAAGATAATGTTGTGGGATGTAGGTGGTGAAGTTGAGAAAAAACAGAAGAGTCCTACAAAACACACTCACaggaagaaaactaaaagaacaaCTGGTACCAAACAGGGTGGAAACACTCATGCTTCAGTAACAGGTGAAGAAGAACGTGGCACGATGTTACCAAAGTTAAGTATTGAACATGGAGAAAAAGTGAACTGGCTCTTAAGTACAAAAATAAAGGGATTCCAAAATATATTGGTAGCTGATCAAACTAGCTGTATATCTCTGTATCACTTAAAAGAATTTTAG
- the WDR53 gene encoding WD repeat-containing protein 53 isoform X1 — translation MAVKWTGGHSSPILCLNASQEGLVASGAECGDLMVWGEDGTPLGHTHFQGADDVTSVLFSPSCPTKLYASHGETISILDVRSLKESLDHFHVNEEEINCLSLNETENLLASADDSGTIKILDLEKKKVSRSLKRHSNICSSVAFRPQRPQSLVSCGLDMQVMLWNLQKARPLWITNLQEDEMEEMESPQSPGQLLNPALAHSVSVASCGNIFSCGAEDGKIRIFRVMGVKCEQELGFKGHTLGVSQVCFLPESYLLLTGGNDGKIMLWDVGGEVEKKQKSPTKHTHRKKTKRTTGTKQGGNTHASVTGEEERGTMLPKLSIEHGEKVNWLLSTKIKGFQNILVADQTSCISLYHLKEF, via the exons ATGGCAGTCAAGTGGACTGGTGGACATTCTTCTCCTATTCTCTGCCTCAATGCAAGTCAAGAAGGGCTAGTGGCTTCTGGAGCAGAGTGTGGAGATCTCATGGTTTGGGGTGAAGATGGGACTCCATTAGGACACACACACTTCCAAGGGGCTGATGATGTTACCAGTGTCTtattctctccctcctgccccaccaagCTCTATGCCTCACATGGAGAAACCATTAGCATACTGGATGTCAGGTCTCTCAAAGAATCCCTGGACCATTTTCATGtgaatgaagaagaaatcaaTTGTCTTTCATTGAATGAAACTGAAAACCTGCTGGCTTCTGCTGATGACTCCGGAACAATCAAAATCCTAgacttggaaaaaaagaaagttagcaGATCACTGAAGAGACATTCCAATATCTGTTCCTCTGTAGCTTTTCGGCCTCAAAGACCTCAGAGCCTGGTGTCATGTGGACTGGATATGCAG GTGATGCTGTGGAACCTTCAGAAAGCCCGTCCACTCTGGATTACAAATTTACAGGAggatgaaatggaagaaatggaaagCCCACAATCCCCTGGTCAGCTTTTAAACCCTGCCCTAGCCCATTCTGTGTCTGTGGCATCGTGTGGCAATATTTTTAGTTGCGGTGCAGAAGATGGTAAGATTCGAATCTTTAGGGTGATGGGAGTCAAGTGTGAACAGGAACTGGGGTTTAAGGGCCATACTTTGGGGGTATCCCAGGTCTGCTTTCTGCCAGAATCCTATTTGCTGCTTACTGGAGGGAATGATGGAAAGATAATGTTGTGGGATGTAGGTGGTGAAGTTGAGAAAAAACAGAAGAGTCCTACAAAACACACTCACaggaagaaaactaaaagaacaaCTGGTACCAAACAGGGTGGAAACACTCATGCTTCAGTAACAGGTGAAGAAGAACGTGGCACGATGTTACCAAAGTTAAGTATTGAACATGGAGAAAAAGTGAACTGGCTCTTAAGTACAAAAATAAAGGGATTCCAAAATATATTGGTAGCTGATCAAACTAGCTGTATATCTCTGTATCACTTAAAAGAATTTTAG
- the WDR53 gene encoding WD repeat-containing protein 53 isoform X3, with protein sequence MAVKWTGGHSSPILCLNASQEGLVASGAECGDLMVWGEDGTPLGHTHFQGADDVTSVLFSPSCPTKLYASHGETISILDVRSLKESLDHFHVNEEEINCLSLNETENLLASADDSGTIKILDLEKKKVSRSLKRHSNICSSVAFRPQRPQSLVSCGLDMQVMLCREYLGDAVEPSESPSTLDYKFTGG encoded by the exons ATGGCAGTCAAGTGGACTGGTGGACATTCTTCTCCTATTCTCTGCCTCAATGCAAGTCAAGAAGGGCTAGTGGCTTCTGGAGCAGAGTGTGGAGATCTCATGGTTTGGGGTGAAGATGGGACTCCATTAGGACACACACACTTCCAAGGGGCTGATGATGTTACCAGTGTCTtattctctccctcctgccccaccaagCTCTATGCCTCACATGGAGAAACCATTAGCATACTGGATGTCAGGTCTCTCAAAGAATCCCTGGACCATTTTCATGtgaatgaagaagaaatcaaTTGTCTTTCATTGAATGAAACTGAAAACCTGCTGGCTTCTGCTGATGACTCCGGAACAATCAAAATCCTAgacttggaaaaaaagaaagttagcaGATCACTGAAGAGACATTCCAATATCTGTTCCTCTGTAGCTTTTCGGCCTCAAAGACCTCAGAGCCTGGTGTCATGTGGACTGGATATGCAGGTGATGCTTTGCAGAGAGTACTTGG GTGATGCTGTGGAACCTTCAGAAAGCCCGTCCACTCTGGATTACAAATTTACAGGAggatga